Proteins encoded by one window of Patescibacteria group bacterium:
- the rplE gene encoding 50S ribosomal protein L5, with protein sequence MNALEKKYREEVVPAMLKEFGYRNRMAVPKITKVVVNVGTGVRDPKIREAAEANLKRITGQKPVVTLAKKSISSFKVRKGMEVGLSVTLRKQRMYDFLFKLINVTFPRVRDFRGLERKGMDGHGNLNLGFKDHMVFPEIRTDEVELVHGLEMAVVTTATKDQEAMKLLELLGFPFKKEE encoded by the coding sequence ATGAACGCACTCGAAAAAAAATATCGCGAAGAAGTTGTGCCGGCGATGCTAAAAGAGTTTGGTTATCGCAACCGCATGGCCGTGCCAAAAATCACCAAAGTGGTGGTGAATGTTGGTACTGGCGTGCGTGACCCCAAAATACGAGAGGCGGCGGAAGCAAATCTCAAGCGCATAACCGGCCAAAAACCAGTAGTCACCCTGGCCAAGAAGTCGATTTCTAGCTTCAAAGTTCGAAAAGGCATGGAAGTGGGATTGAGCGTAACATTGCGCAAGCAGCGCATGTATGACTTCCTGTTCAAGCTGATCAACGTTACCTTTCCCCGCGTCCGCGATTTTCGCGGCTTAGAACGTAAGGGCATGGATGGGCACGGAAATCTGAATTTGGGATTCAAAGATCACATGGTGTTCCCCGAAATTCGAACCGATGAAGTGGAATTAGTTCATGGTTTAGAAATGGCCGTGGTGACAACTGCCACCAAGGATCAAGAAGCTATGAAACTGCTCGAATTGCTAGGATTTCCTTTTAAGAAAGAAGAGTAA
- a CDS encoding type Z 30S ribosomal protein S14 produces MAKTSWIVKAQRKPKFSTRQVNRCWRCGRKHAYMRKFRLCRICFRELANRCEIPGVTKSSW; encoded by the coding sequence ATGGCCAAAACATCCTGGATCGTCAAAGCACAACGCAAGCCAAAGTTCTCCACCCGGCAGGTCAATCGCTGTTGGCGCTGCGGTCGGAAGCATGCATACATGCGCAAATTCCGCCTGTGTCGCATCTGTTTTCGTGAACTGGCCAATCGCTGTGAAATCCCTGGCGTAACCAAGTCGAGCTGGTAA
- the rpsH gene encoding 30S ribosomal protein S8, with protein sequence MTTDPIADMLTQIRNALQVKKSEVVLPYSKVKHDIASILSREGYVGSVQKVDEGYGWLRIVLKYEPNRQPSIASIKRISKPGRRVYAAKEKLPWVLNNYGVAIVSTSRGIMTNREARRKRVGGEVICEVY encoded by the coding sequence ATGACGACCGATCCCATCGCTGACATGTTAACCCAAATTCGTAACGCCCTACAGGTGAAAAAATCTGAGGTTGTGCTGCCGTACTCAAAAGTAAAGCACGATATCGCATCAATTTTGTCACGCGAGGGATATGTTGGATCGGTGCAAAAGGTCGACGAGGGTTATGGTTGGTTACGCATTGTACTGAAATACGAACCCAATCGTCAACCGTCCATTGCCAGTATCAAACGGATCAGTAAACCAGGCCGGCGCGTATACGCTGCCAAGGAAAAACTGCCCTGGGTATTGAATAATTATGGCGTTGCGATTGTATCAACTTCGCGGGGTATCATGACCAACCGGGAAGCGCGTCGCAAGCGCGTCGGTGGGGAAGTAATTTGTGAAGTGTATTAA
- the rplF gene encoding 50S ribosomal protein L6: MSKIGKKPVVIPAGVDFKISDRNEATAKGSKGELKQIFHPNVVITQTDGSLLVTIKDENDRFQRALWGLSRALLQNMIIGVSQGYERKLEINGVGYRAAVQGKSLNLNVGFSHPVDFKLPDGIEAKVEKNLVTLTGIDKQLLGETCAKIRRIRPPEPYKGKGIKYIEETIRRKAGKVVKSSEGK, from the coding sequence ATGTCGAAAATTGGTAAAAAACCTGTAGTTATTCCGGCCGGCGTGGATTTCAAGATCAGCGATCGGAATGAAGCCACGGCTAAGGGGTCAAAGGGTGAACTGAAACAGATATTTCACCCCAATGTTGTTATTACGCAAACCGACGGCAGCTTGCTAGTTACCATCAAGGATGAGAACGATCGTTTTCAGAGGGCGCTTTGGGGCTTAAGTCGCGCCTTATTGCAAAATATGATTATCGGCGTTAGCCAGGGTTACGAACGGAAGCTGGAAATCAATGGGGTCGGTTATCGAGCCGCTGTCCAGGGTAAGAGCCTAAATCTTAATGTAGGGTTTTCCCATCCGGTGGATTTTAAACTGCCCGATGGCATCGAAGCCAAAGTAGAAAAAAACCTGGTGACTCTCACCGGAATTGATAAGCAGTTATTGGGTGAAACTTGCGCAAAGATACGGCGTATTCGCCCGCCCGAACCATATAAAGGCAAGGGTATCAAATATATTGAAGAAACCATTCGACGCAAGGCCGGTAAGGTTGTGAAATCTTCCGAAGGTAAATAA
- the rplR gene encoding 50S ribosomal protein L18, whose amino-acid sequence MNNHQKAKLAGRTRRKKRVRSRVVGTAERPRLSVFRSLKHITAQLIDDTASRTLVSVSDQSLKNKLTGVAAATAVGEAIAIKAAEKKIASAVFDRNGYRYHGQVKAMAEGARAKGLQF is encoded by the coding sequence ATGAATAATCACCAAAAAGCGAAACTAGCCGGTCGGACACGTCGTAAGAAACGGGTTCGGTCACGAGTGGTCGGGACTGCCGAGCGTCCCCGGTTGAGCGTGTTTCGCAGCTTGAAACATATTACTGCGCAGTTAATCGACGATACGGCCAGCCGGACTCTCGTATCAGTTTCGGATCAGTCATTGAAGAATAAGCTAACTGGTGTTGCGGCTGCTACCGCGGTCGGTGAGGCGATAGCCATCAAAGCGGCGGAGAAGAAAATAGCTAGCGCCGTGTTCGATCGCAATGGCTACCGATATCATGGACAAGTCAAAGCCATGGCCGAAGGCGCCCGAGCCAAAGGTTTACAATTTTAG
- the rpsE gene encoding 30S ribosomal protein S5, producing the protein MAEKNQDQKKDRRRSGGRNERKESEFDQRVIEISRVTRVMAGGKRMRFRACVVIGDKKQRVGMALAKGADVSLAVNKAVARAQKHMILVPMINETIPHAVSFKFKAAHVLLKPAPQGSGVVAGGPTRAVVELVGIKNIVIKMLGSRNKINNVQATMEALKSLKDAKPQNHGTRTPQPEAK; encoded by the coding sequence ATGGCCGAAAAGAATCAAGATCAGAAAAAAGATCGGCGCCGATCCGGCGGACGGAACGAGCGTAAGGAATCAGAATTTGACCAACGCGTGATTGAAATCAGCCGCGTCACTCGGGTAATGGCGGGCGGCAAGCGCATGCGATTTCGGGCTTGCGTGGTGATCGGCGATAAGAAACAACGCGTCGGTATGGCCTTAGCAAAGGGTGCCGACGTATCGCTGGCTGTTAATAAAGCGGTAGCTCGGGCACAGAAACACATGATTTTGGTGCCAATGATCAACGAGACAATTCCGCACGCCGTCAGTTTCAAATTTAAAGCCGCCCACGTACTGCTCAAACCGGCGCCTCAAGGATCGGGTGTTGTCGCCGGCGGTCCAACCCGGGCTGTTGTCGAATTGGTCGGCATCAAGAATATCGTTATAAAAATGCTAGGCTCACGCAATAAGATTAATAATGTCCAGGCCACGATGGAAGCTCTCAAAAGCCTGAAAGACGCAAAGCCACAAAACCATGGAACTCGCACTCCACAACCTGAAGCCAAATAG
- the rplO gene encoding 50S ribosomal protein L15, producing the protein MELALHNLKPNSRKRRRRVGRGNSSGRGTYSGKGIKGQNARSGGGTRPGFEGGRMPLIRQIPKSRGFRSFHLKFEVVNIGALEANFKPNELVTPAKMLHKKLITSPKGGIKVLGNGQLTKKLTIVADAFSKSAEDAIKKAGGSFKVRT; encoded by the coding sequence ATGGAACTCGCACTCCACAACCTGAAGCCAAATAGCCGTAAACGCCGGCGGCGAGTCGGTCGAGGCAACTCGTCCGGTCGCGGTACGTATTCGGGTAAAGGCATTAAAGGCCAGAATGCCCGTTCCGGCGGTGGAACCCGCCCGGGATTCGAAGGCGGCCGCATGCCCTTGATTCGGCAGATACCAAAAAGCCGGGGTTTTCGTAGTTTCCACCTGAAGTTTGAGGTGGTAAATATTGGTGCGCTGGAGGCTAATTTCAAGCCGAATGAGCTGGTTACGCCCGCAAAAATGTTGCACAAAAAACTGATTACCAGCCCCAAGGGCGGCATTAAAGTATTGGGTAACGGCCAATTGACAAAAAAGCTCACGATTGTGGCTGACGCATTTTCAAAATCGGCCGAGGATGCTATAAAGAAGGCAGGCGGTTCATTTAAGGTTCGGACTTAA
- the secY gene encoding preprotein translocase subunit SecY translates to MFDKLRQLWQTRDLRQRILYVLALLIVFRFAAHIPVPGINTENLKQFFNSNQVLGLLNIFSGGALENFSIVMIGLSPYITATIIMQLLQMVIPRLEEIAKDGERGQQQINQYSRLLTIPLAILQAYGTINLLSRGGKQLAGVASSAGIIGNLSLFQTITAIATITAGSMFLMWIGELISEKKVGNGISLLIFAGIIAGLPAGIQQTVALFDATQLLNLLMFVVVGVITIAGVVFITEGQRNIPVAYARQIRGNRMYGGTTSHLPMRVNQAGVIPIIFAISLLLIPPVLAQYFAQSQSSVLASISGGVVTLFNNQFFYGGLYFLLVVVFTYFYTAVIFHPEKIAENVQKQGGFIPGIRPGRQTAEYLNKVSNRILLAGALFLGVIAVLPFAMQAVTGISSLILGGTSLLIVVSVVIETVKQISSQMQMRDYEGF, encoded by the coding sequence ATGTTCGACAAATTACGCCAGCTCTGGCAAACCCGCGATTTGCGTCAGCGTATACTGTACGTTTTGGCTTTGTTGATCGTTTTTCGGTTTGCGGCGCATATTCCAGTACCGGGAATCAATACCGAAAATCTCAAACAGTTTTTTAATTCCAATCAAGTACTGGGGTTGTTGAACATATTTTCTGGCGGCGCACTGGAAAACTTTTCCATTGTCATGATCGGATTAAGCCCCTACATCACGGCTACGATTATCATGCAATTGCTCCAGATGGTAATTCCGCGGTTGGAAGAGATCGCCAAAGATGGGGAACGCGGCCAGCAGCAGATTAATCAGTACTCGCGTTTATTGACCATCCCGCTGGCCATTTTGCAGGCTTACGGAACCATTAACCTGTTATCGCGCGGTGGGAAACAGCTAGCCGGTGTGGCCAGTTCAGCCGGAATTATTGGCAATTTATCCTTATTCCAAACCATAACCGCCATTGCTACGATTACGGCTGGTAGTATGTTTTTGATGTGGATCGGAGAGTTGATATCTGAAAAAAAAGTTGGCAACGGTATTTCGTTGTTGATCTTTGCCGGTATTATTGCCGGATTGCCGGCTGGAATTCAGCAAACCGTAGCGCTATTTGATGCTACCCAGCTGCTTAATCTGCTGATGTTTGTGGTAGTGGGAGTAATTACTATTGCTGGAGTCGTATTCATTACTGAGGGACAAAGGAATATTCCAGTTGCATATGCCCGTCAAATAAGGGGCAACCGGATGTATGGCGGCACAACTTCCCATCTGCCAATGCGGGTCAACCAGGCTGGTGTAATCCCGATCATCTTCGCGATTTCATTGCTGCTAATTCCGCCTGTATTGGCTCAGTATTTTGCTCAATCCCAGTCATCTGTTTTAGCCAGCATTTCCGGCGGCGTGGTGACACTGTTTAATAATCAATTCTTCTATGGTGGGTTATATTTCCTGCTGGTGGTTGTATTTACGTATTTCTATACCGCAGTTATTTTTCATCCAGAAAAAATAGCCGAAAACGTCCAAAAGCAGGGTGGATTTATTCCAGGTATCAGGCCGGGCCGTCAGACAGCTGAATATTTGAATAAAGTAAGTAATCGAATACTATTGGCTGGGGCGTTATTCCTTGGCGTGATCGCGGTGTTGCCGTTCGCTATGCAAGCTGTTACTGGAATTTCGTCACTCATTCTCGGTGGCACCAGCCTGCTAATCGTGGTTAGTGTAGTTATCGAGACCGTGAAACAGATTAGCTCGCAAATGCAAATGCGGGACTATGAAGGGTTTTAG
- a CDS encoding nucleoside monophosphate kinase, whose product MNNHPKFIILMGPPGSGKGTQAKLLQQQFGLNYISTGDLTRDIVQHPEIDPPLAAEVKKRYDQGILLPDEMILKLVRDTLLQIDLSKGLLYDGFPRTTAQITGLEKLRAEFRLPEPVMISIDVSEAEIVRRLSLRKYCPKDHVSYHPDSVSFKTDKCELCGTTLERRSDDDPAIIRKRYALYRASLDQLIEWYGSRGRLIRINGEPAVPEVSKEIIEQLEKYRLMAK is encoded by the coding sequence ATGAATAACCACCCGAAGTTCATCATCTTGATGGGCCCGCCCGGGTCGGGCAAGGGAACACAGGCCAAGCTGCTCCAACAGCAGTTTGGTTTGAATTATATTTCCACCGGCGACTTAACCAGAGATATTGTGCAGCATCCAGAAATTGATCCACCGCTAGCGGCGGAGGTTAAGAAACGTTATGATCAGGGTATATTGTTACCGGACGAAATGATATTAAAACTGGTTCGAGACACTTTGTTACAAATTGACTTGTCAAAGGGTTTGCTGTATGACGGATTCCCGCGGACAACGGCTCAAATCACCGGGTTGGAAAAGTTGCGCGCCGAATTTCGCTTACCGGAGCCAGTGATGATATCAATCGATGTTTCTGAGGCAGAAATTGTGCGCCGGCTAAGTTTACGTAAATATTGCCCCAAAGACCATGTCTCGTATCATCCAGATTCGGTCAGTTTCAAAACGGACAAATGCGAATTATGCGGCACGACCCTGGAAAGACGGAGCGATGATGATCCGGCCATCATTAGGAAACGGTACGCGTTGTATCGGGCAAGCCTCGATCAACTAATCGAATGGTACGGCTCACGCGGACGGCTGATCCGCATAAATGGCGAGCCAGCCGTACCGGAAGTATCAAAAGAAATAATAGAGCAATTGGAAAAATATCGTTTGATGGCGAAATGA
- the map gene encoding type I methionyl aminopeptidase, with the protein MIPIKSEQDIKIMREGGQILARILTEVIKRVKPGVSTQELNDVAHNLMQDLGVEPVFLGYQGYTGVLCASINDEVVHGIPDPKAFVKNGDIIGLDIGIRHRGLCTDMARTVAVGTISSPARKLIKATREALDAGIAMVKPGAQVGDISSAIQRYAESRGYSLVRTLYGHGVGRELHEEPTIPNFGLPNTGPEIKPGMTLAIEPMVNIGQHKVETLSDGWTVITSDGHLSAHYEDTVAVTASGHEILTRI; encoded by the coding sequence ATGATTCCAATCAAGTCCGAACAGGATATCAAGATCATGCGCGAGGGCGGTCAAATACTGGCTCGGATTTTGACCGAGGTAATTAAACGCGTTAAACCGGGGGTAAGCACTCAGGAGCTAAACGATGTAGCGCATAACTTAATGCAAGACTTGGGTGTGGAGCCGGTATTTCTTGGTTATCAGGGTTACACCGGGGTGCTATGTGCCTCAATCAACGATGAAGTAGTCCACGGCATACCTGATCCAAAGGCATTCGTTAAGAATGGTGACATTATTGGCCTTGATATTGGTATTCGCCATCGCGGGCTGTGTACTGACATGGCTCGAACCGTCGCGGTGGGAACGATTTCATCTCCAGCCCGAAAGCTGATCAAAGCCACCCGTGAAGCGTTAGACGCTGGCATTGCCATGGTCAAGCCCGGCGCCCAGGTGGGAGACATTTCCTCGGCGATTCAGCGGTATGCCGAATCCCGCGGATATAGTTTAGTAAGAACACTGTATGGCCATGGAGTCGGACGTGAACTGCACGAGGAACCCACGATACCAAATTTTGGTTTGCCAAACACCGGCCCAGAAATAAAACCAGGCATGACTTTGGCGATTGAGCCAATGGTCAATATTGGCCAGCATAAAGTTGAAACTCTGTCCGACGGTTGGACCGTGATTACCTCGGATGGACATTTGTCGGCTCATTATGAAGATACCGTCGCAGTGACCGCCAGTGGTCATGAAATATTAACCCGAATATAA
- the ruvX gene encoding Holliday junction resolvase RuvX, translating into MTKILGMDYGQRRIGIAITDEAKTQVFGRPTIEARSRLETMKIITELCRQEQVEKIVVGWPVPMNGGKAVPVELEAFTDALEEQTGLPVVKFDERLTSGQADQWLHEIPGAKSKGRRDQLAATIILQNYIDSLKK; encoded by the coding sequence ATGACAAAGATTTTAGGTATGGATTATGGGCAGCGGCGGATTGGTATTGCCATTACCGACGAGGCCAAGACACAGGTGTTTGGCCGACCCACGATCGAGGCCCGATCGCGGTTGGAGACTATGAAGATAATAACCGAATTATGCCGCCAGGAACAGGTAGAAAAAATCGTGGTTGGATGGCCGGTACCAATGAATGGCGGCAAAGCCGTGCCAGTTGAATTAGAGGCGTTTACCGATGCTCTCGAAGAACAAACCGGTCTGCCGGTGGTGAAGTTTGATGAGCGGCTGACCAGCGGTCAGGCTGACCAATGGTTGCACGAAATACCAGGCGCTAAGTCAAAAGGCCGCCGTGATCAGCTGGCCGCAACCATTATATTGCAGAATTATATTGATAGTTTGAAAAAATAG
- a CDS encoding MraY family glycosyltransferase: protein MHWTDYLIAAGLSVVLTAAFTVLVRRVAVQRCVVDRPEADPTRKIHRQPMPLLGGLAIYLGYVIVTLIFTYIAPRLLGGYLLPKHLFGLWLGGLVVVVGGAWDDAKRLSPGRQILFPIIASLIVVASGIGIQYISNPFGNAIQLDQWRWTLFTWHGLPYSITLLADLFTFVWLMGMMYTTKFLDGLDGLATGITTIGAVAIFILSVGRTVAQPETALLAAIFAGAGVGFLIFNWHPAKIFLGEGGSVLIGFLLGTLSIISGAKIAMALLVMGIPILDVIWIIIRRGIVERRSILTSDRKHLHFRLLDLGLSQRQVVVLLYVLTGAFGLIGLLLSGREKVWSLAILGGIMIVLGVIVVKLYNRRQVTRKK from the coding sequence ATGCACTGGACTGATTATCTTATTGCCGCCGGACTGTCAGTCGTTTTAACTGCGGCATTCACTGTGTTAGTGCGAAGAGTTGCCGTTCAACGATGCGTGGTGGATCGGCCGGAAGCTGATCCCACTCGGAAAATTCACCGCCAACCCATGCCGCTGCTGGGCGGTTTGGCGATCTATTTAGGCTATGTAATTGTAACACTAATTTTTACTTATATTGCTCCACGGCTGTTGGGTGGCTATTTATTGCCCAAGCACCTATTTGGTCTATGGCTCGGTGGATTGGTGGTGGTAGTCGGAGGAGCTTGGGATGACGCCAAGAGATTGTCGCCTGGAAGGCAAATATTATTTCCCATCATCGCGAGTTTGATCGTAGTAGCTAGCGGCATCGGAATACAATATATTTCCAACCCCTTTGGCAACGCGATCCAGCTCGATCAATGGCGCTGGACATTGTTTACCTGGCACGGTCTGCCTTATAGCATAACTTTACTAGCTGACCTGTTTACTTTTGTCTGGCTGATGGGGATGATGTATACGACCAAGTTTCTCGATGGTTTAGATGGCTTAGCCACCGGCATTACCACCATTGGAGCGGTAGCCATATTTATACTTAGCGTCGGCCGAACCGTGGCCCAACCGGAAACAGCTCTGCTGGCGGCGATATTTGCCGGAGCTGGCGTGGGATTCTTGATATTCAATTGGCACCCGGCCAAAATATTCCTGGGTGAAGGTGGCAGCGTGCTGATCGGTTTTTTGCTGGGCACGCTTTCGATCATATCTGGTGCCAAGATCGCCATGGCGCTGCTGGTCATGGGTATTCCTATTCTCGATGTCATCTGGATAATTATTCGACGGGGCATCGTAGAGCGGCGCTCGATTTTAACCTCCGATCGCAAACATCTGCATTTTCGCTTACTAGACTTGGGGTTATCACAACGCCAAGTTGTGGTTTTACTCTATGTGTTAACGGGTGCATTTGGTCTCATCGGTTTGCTTTTATCGGGACGGGAAAAAGTCTGGAGCCTAGCGATTTTGGGTGGAATAATGATTGTTTTGGGGGTGATAGTGGTGAAGCTGTACAACCGCAGGCAAGTAACAAGGAAGAAGTAA
- a CDS encoding FG-GAP-like repeat-containing protein, translated as MTKAKRSLVLFAGVILFVIGLGILPGGTAHAAAVSWTQINTDGFGSVQNFRSYSLINYNSALYASTANTTTGTEIWKYVNSAWTQVNTDGFGSAANVDANGAAIFNGNLYYGVTNGTGAGVWKYDGTTFTQVNTAGFGDVNNTYILALQVFNSRLYASTYNFTTGVEVWQYDGTTWTQVNTDGFGSASNVYSDAMAVYNNKLVVGAANLTTGGQLWQYDGTTWTSLNVNGFGDVTNKEPFSLLVDGSTLYAGTWNDTTGTEMWKYDGTTWTQLGTDGLGDVDNSNILQMVKFNYEIYLVTRNLIDGGEVWQYNGTTFTQANTDGFGDINNLLVYNPTDVDHHLFVGTWNVTTGAEIWQGVIADTVSPTVASISPARDATSVAKDANVSFSLDDDIWGIDSDTLDVSVDNKNAIVDGVWQPGFSGSITSDGDRGYAVIINPGTDFLYGRTIGVTLRIADHNDNIKTDSWSFTIGAPASLGIVMTPASAGGPNVRVVTAAGRQISSFFAFDRNSRMGMQVNQADIDGDGTNEIVVTPGQGVESTMKAFELNGTLIASTLTYNKGFRGGVAVATGDFNGDNKDEVAVAPIIGGGPNIRIYSLNTTTHSFELMDWFFAYEQAYKGGVNLVTGDVDGDGVSELVVAPISGRSPLVKVYNYNSATSNFDVVDEVTAYQSTFRGGVQIATGDVNGDNADEIIVSPYVNGGPNVRVYALNGTSKLVQLAWVMAYPTTYRGTLSMQVGDVDGDGSSEIVLVAKTLGDSTVKIFRYQSGALNLVDSFMAYDSKFAGGVNLFVNDVDGDGYAEVMTSPASRGGPNVRVYDLNTGSAVLKGWFWAFPIGFRGGVNFGQ; from the coding sequence ATGACCAAAGCAAAACGTAGCCTGGTATTGTTTGCCGGCGTTATTTTATTTGTCATAGGATTGGGCATTTTACCAGGCGGGACAGCACACGCCGCTGCCGTCAGCTGGACCCAGATTAACACGGATGGATTTGGTTCGGTGCAAAATTTTCGTTCATACAGTCTGATTAATTATAACAGTGCACTCTATGCATCAACCGCCAACACTACCACTGGGACAGAAATATGGAAATATGTTAACTCGGCTTGGACGCAGGTCAACACAGATGGTTTTGGCAGCGCCGCCAATGTCGATGCCAATGGTGCTGCGATATTTAATGGAAATTTATATTATGGGGTGACCAATGGAACGGGCGCCGGTGTCTGGAAGTACGACGGTACGACGTTTACCCAAGTAAATACGGCTGGTTTTGGTGACGTAAATAACACCTACATCCTTGCACTGCAGGTCTTCAATAGTCGGCTTTATGCTTCGACCTATAATTTTACTACCGGGGTAGAAGTCTGGCAGTACGACGGTACTACTTGGACGCAGGTCAACACTGATGGGTTTGGCAGCGCGAGTAATGTCTATTCTGATGCTATGGCGGTATATAACAACAAGTTGGTAGTCGGCGCGGCCAATCTGACCACTGGTGGCCAATTATGGCAATATGATGGTACGACTTGGACCAGTCTGAATGTCAATGGGTTTGGTGACGTCACCAATAAAGAACCGTTCTCTCTTTTGGTCGATGGAAGCACCCTCTATGCCGGCACCTGGAATGACACCACCGGCACGGAAATGTGGAAGTACGATGGCACCACCTGGACCCAATTAGGCACCGATGGACTGGGAGATGTGGACAATTCCAACATCTTGCAAATGGTGAAATTCAACTATGAAATATATTTAGTAACCCGAAATCTGATAGATGGCGGTGAAGTCTGGCAATACAATGGCACCACCTTTACTCAGGCCAACACCGATGGTTTCGGGGATATTAACAACTTATTGGTATACAACCCTACGGATGTGGATCACCATCTCTTTGTCGGTACTTGGAATGTGACCACGGGAGCCGAAATATGGCAGGGAGTCATCGCTGATACTGTCAGCCCGACAGTTGCCAGTATCAGCCCAGCCCGGGATGCTACCAGTGTGGCAAAAGATGCCAACGTGTCTTTTTCTCTGGATGACGATATCTGGGGAATAGACAGCGACACACTCGACGTGTCGGTGGATAATAAAAATGCCATTGTCGATGGGGTTTGGCAGCCCGGATTTAGCGGATCTATTACGTCTGACGGAGATCGAGGCTACGCAGTTATCATAAACCCCGGCACTGACTTTCTTTACGGCCGTACCATCGGTGTGACACTACGTATCGCTGATCATAATGACAATATCAAAACGGACAGCTGGTCATTCACGATCGGCGCGCCCGCTTCATTGGGCATAGTGATGACGCCGGCTTCGGCGGGCGGACCCAATGTTCGGGTGGTCACGGCCGCTGGACGACAAATTTCATCCTTCTTCGCCTTCGATCGGAATTCCCGCATGGGCATGCAGGTGAACCAAGCCGATATTGATGGTGATGGAACCAACGAAATTGTCGTTACTCCGGGCCAGGGCGTGGAGTCGACTATGAAAGCCTTTGAATTGAACGGTACACTGATAGCATCAACCCTAACCTATAACAAAGGTTTCCGAGGCGGTGTGGCGGTGGCGACGGGCGACTTCAATGGTGACAACAAAGATGAAGTCGCGGTCGCTCCAATCATTGGCGGCGGTCCAAACATCAGAATATATTCTCTCAACACTACTACCCACAGTTTCGAACTAATGGACTGGTTCTTCGCTTATGAACAAGCATACAAAGGCGGGGTAAACCTGGTGACCGGCGATGTCGATGGCGACGGTGTGTCGGAACTGGTTGTGGCACCGATTTCGGGCCGAAGCCCATTGGTCAAGGTATACAACTACAATTCCGCAACAAGTAATTTTGATGTCGTTGATGAAGTAACGGCCTATCAGTCGACATTCCGGGGCGGGGTACAAATAGCTACCGGTGACGTCAATGGCGACAATGCCGACGAGATAATCGTGTCGCCGTACGTTAATGGCGGGCCGAATGTCAGAGTATACGCACTGAATGGTACGTCGAAATTGGTACAACTTGCCTGGGTGATGGCTTATCCAACCACTTATCGCGGTACGCTGTCTATGCAGGTGGGCGATGTCGATGGCGACGGATCCAGCGAGATAGTTCTAGTCGCCAAAACGCTCGGCGATTCAACTGTCAAAATATTCCGCTATCAGAGTGGGGCGTTGAACCTGGTAGATTCGTTCATGGCCTATGATAGCAAATTCGCCGGCGGCGTGAATCTATTCGTGAACGACGTGGATGGTGACGGATATGCAGAAGTCATGACCTCACCGGCTTCCCGGGGCGGTCCCAATGTCCGGGTCTATGACCTGAACACGGGTTCGGCGGTTCTGAAGGGCTGGTTCTGGGCTTTCCCAATCGGATTCCGCGGCGGAGTAAACTTCGGCCAGTAG
- the rplU gene encoding 50S ribosomal protein L21: MLAVIKTGGKQYLVKAGDEIKVEKLPLKAGDNVVMDEVLLTADVDGKMVKAGQPIVAGAKVECAVLKQDRYPKVTTIKYKSKTRYRRQKGHRQAYTLLKVNQIIPGK; encoded by the coding sequence ATGCTAGCCGTGATAAAAACTGGCGGAAAACAGTATCTGGTGAAAGCCGGAGACGAAATCAAGGTCGAAAAACTACCCCTTAAAGCGGGGGATAACGTGGTGATGGATGAAGTATTGCTGACGGCTGATGTCGACGGCAAAATGGTCAAGGCTGGCCAGCCGATTGTGGCCGGAGCCAAAGTCGAGTGTGCGGTGCTCAAGCAAGATCGCTACCCGAAAGTCACTACTATCAAGTACAAATCTAAGACTCGTTACCGACGCCAAAAAGGGCACCGGCAGGCGTATACCTTGCTCAAAGTAAACCAGATCATTCCTGGTAAATAG